The Triticum dicoccoides isolate Atlit2015 ecotype Zavitan chromosome 6A, WEW_v2.0, whole genome shotgun sequence genome has a window encoding:
- the LOC119317478 gene encoding protein NRT1/ PTR FAMILY 7.2-like, with product MSANEGELKMRVIAMGGEAAAERRAAEEKLCEYTLDGSVDIKGRPAVKGKSGGWLAGGLILVNQGLATMAFFGVNVNLVLFLTRVVQQSNGDAANNVSKWTGTVYMFSLIGAFLSDSYWGRYKTCAIFQAIFVLGLGLLSLSSRLYLIRPVGCGTEHTPCASHSGTEMGIFYIALYMIAFGNGGYQPNIATFGADQFDEEDPAEAHSKVSFFSYFYLALNLGSLFSNTFLSYLQDHGKWVIGFWASTAAAATALLLFLSGTPQYRHAQPCGNPMASICQVASAACRNWKSGGVSQDVEILYEGDDKTDAGSRKLLHTKGFRFLDRAALTTEDTSSKLATCSKTRDQWKLCTVTQVEQVKSILRILPIWVCTILYSVVFTQMASLFVVQGAAMRRSTPLGSFSIPASSMSAFDILTVATTIFLYRRAICPFLARFTGRSTGPTELQRMGLGLVLGAMAMATAGTVEHFRKASATTANSSELHILWQVPQYALIGVSEVMMYVGQLEFFNGEMPDGFKSFGSALCMMSMSLGNYFSDIIVSAVTKATAVDGRPGWIPADLNEGHLNKFYFLLAILSVADFAVYLVFAGRYRKSCKVDGRSDDEEEGSADDEEACHA from the exons ATG TCTGCGAACGAGGGAGAGCTGAAGATGAGGGTGATCGCCATGGGCGGCGAGGCCGCCGCCGAGAGGAGGGCTGCCGAGGAGAAGCTCTGCGAGTACACCCTGGACGGCTCCGTGGACATCAAGGGGCGGCCGGCGGTGAAGGGCAAGTCGGGAGGATGGCTCGCCGGAGGCCTTATTCTCG TGAACCAGGGCCTGGCGACGATGGCCTTCTTCGGCGTGAACGTGAACCTGGTGCTGTTCCTGACGAGGGTGGTGCAGCAGAGCAACGGCGACGCGGCCAACAACGTGAGCAAGTGGACCGGCACCGTCTACATGTTCTCCCTCATCGGCGCCTTCCTCAGCGACTCCTACTGGGGCCGCTACAAGACCTGCGCCATCTTCCAGGCCATCTTCGTCCTC GGGCTCGGGCTGCTGTCGCTCTCCTCGCGGCTATACCTCATCAGGCCGGTGGGGTGCGGCACGGAGCACACGCCCTGCGCCTCGCACTCCGGCACGGAGATGGGGATCTTCTACATCGCGCTCTACATGATCGCCTTCGGCAACGGCGGCTACCAGCCCAACATCGCCACCTTCGGGGCCGACCAGTTCGACGAGGAGGACCCCGCCGAGGCGCACTCCAAGGTCTCCTTCTTCAGCTACTTCTACCTGGCGCTCAACCTCGGCTCGCTCTTCTCCAACACCTTCCTCAGCTACCTCCAGGACCACGGCAAGTGGGTTATCGGGTTCtgggcctccaccgccgccgccgccaccgccctgcTGCTCTTCCTCAGCGGCACGCCCCAGTACCGCCACGCGCAGCCCTGCGGCAACCCCATGGCCAGCATCTGCCAGGTCGCCTCCGCCGCCTGCAGGAACTGGAAGTCCGGCGGCGTGTCGCAGGACGTCGAGATCCTGTACGAGGGCGACGACAAGACGGACGCCGGCTCAAGGAAGCTCCTGCACACCAAAGGCTTCAGGTTCTTAGACCGCGCGGCGCTCACCACCGAAGATACCAGCTCGAAGCTCGCCACCTGCAGCAAAACGCGCGACCAGTGGAAGCTGTGCACGGTGACGCAGGTGGAGCAAGTGAAGAGCATCCTGCGGATCCTCCCTATCTGGGTCTGCACCATCCTCTACTCCGTCGTCTTCACCCAGATGGCGTCGCTCTTCGTCGTGCAGGGAGCCGCGATGCGCCGATCAACACCTTTGGGCAGCTTCTCGATCCCGGCCTCCAGCATGTCGGCCTTCGACATCCTCACCGTCGCGACAACCATCTTCCTGTACCGgcgggccatctgcccgttcctggcACGGTTCACTGGACGCTCGACCGGACCCACGGAGCTGCAGAGGATGGGCCTCGGCCTGGTCCTCGGCGCAATGGCCATGGCCACCGCCGGCACGGTGGAGCACTTCAGGAAGGCCAGCGCGACCACGGCGAACAGCAGCGAGCTGCACATCCTATGGCAGGTGCCGCAGTACGCGCTGATCGGCGTGTCGGAGGTGATGATGTACGTGGGCCAGCTCGAGTTCTTCAACGGCGAGATGCCCGACGGGTTCAAGAGCTTCGGCAGCGCGCTGTGCATGATGTCCATGTCCCTCGGCAACTACTTCAGCGACATCATAGTCAGCGCGGTGACCAAGGCCACCGCGGTGGACGGGCGGCCGGGCTGGATCCCGGCGGACCTGAACGAGGGCCACCTCAACAAGTTCTACTTCCTGCTCGCCATACTCTCCGTCGCCGACTTCGCGGTGTACCTCGTCTTCGCCGGCCGCTACAGGAAGAGCTGCAAGGTGGACGGGcggagcgacgacgaggaggaagggAGCGCGGACGACGAGGAGGCATGCCACGCGTGA